A window of Verrucomicrobiota bacterium contains these coding sequences:
- a CDS encoding transposase: MRTLTIADAGKVILGLQDEIRRSPEARYDHRRHGVLLVAQGMNCCQGAELLGDAP, encoded by the coding sequence ATGAGGACGCTTACCATCGCCGATGCGGGGAAGGTGATTCTGGGCCTGCAAGATGAAATCCGTCGTTCACCGGAGGCGCGCTATGACCACCGGCGGCACGGCGTCTTGCTGGTGGCTCAAGGCATGAACTGCTGCCAGGGGGCCGAGTTGCTGGGCGATGCGCCG